From Gossypium raimondii isolate GPD5lz chromosome 11, ASM2569854v1, whole genome shotgun sequence:
ATATAAGTACACGTATCCACCTGCTTAAAATACTTGTATTTCctagaaaaaaatcatttttttaataggtGATGCTAATGTCAACGGcaccacaaaaaaaaatcatttttttacatgGGTGCCACTGTTGTAATTGGTGGCacctatttaaaaaaataattttttcaaagaaTACGGGTATTTTAAATGGGTGGGTATATATGTACTTATATTGATGTCAACAACACCACCCaaagaaatcattttttattccaAGGGGCCAATCATTGGGTGATTATGATGGTGCTGCCAATGGCAACGGTAGCACCAAGGTTTAGCGTTCAAAACGGGTCATTTACGTACATGATTTTCAATGTgggtcattttcataaataatcaaaactttggggtcatttttataaaaaaaccttAAGAAAGAAAACTCTCAGTGCACCAGACCCTAATCTATGTGTAGATTTCCAAGATTCTGGAATCAACATCCATAAACGCAATATCCTAAACCCAGTGCTTAAAACTGTCTAAATCTTGTCTAGATGAATGTGGCAATATCGTATCATCAAATCTAGTACATTATTTATATAGTGTATGCGTATAGATTCAGATatgaatatcaaaataaaatcttttaaatacatataatagGAAACATGTTTGAATCAAACAGATACTCTAAACTCGAGTGGCAAAAAGTTCAACAACCATTTCAAGCTTTTTCCAGTAATGGGATTTCCAAATAGTGGATACCATTAGCTTTTAAGGACAAACCTAGAAAGTACTTTAGTGGATATGATAAAGGCAATCCAAGTCAAAACAATCTAAGCATATGGCAGCTCTTTAAATGTCCCGTCCCCCTTGAACCTCAGTGGTCTAATGCTCttctcaaaataaaacacaGTAGTTATTGGCTTAATGCAATGGTCAAAACTACAAATGTCCTTAAGTTCAGAAAACTTTATCAAGGATGAACACCAAAAGTCGAGATCAGAGGTGTTTGCTTCACATTTATAACAGACAATAACTAGCTATAGTGACTGCAAAGTTTTAATGATGGATAACCCAGGTCCATTCTAGAATCACTTACCAATCCTATATTCTACTAGTATAACTTTGGGAGCGGGATCAGTTCACctcatttaccatttaagttcGGACCACATGCCAATCTAAAAATATCCATTTTTTAGAAAGAGAAATCTTTGATTAGACAATACCATATCAACTGAAACCGACATGCCAATTGTAACGTTAGGTCAAATGTAACGTTGTTTGGTGGATGGAACTAAATGGAAGAGAATATTCACTGATTTTCAGATGATGTGATTTGATGTCTAGTTTGCTTTTCTAAAGTAATTATGAGGAGAATTTTCTTATTCCCTACCAAAAACACTATGAAAATCTGAAGATGGGTCTAGTAAATAGAACTGGATTCTGCACTAAGTTGATAAGTTCATAAGCTACAGCACATAAATTGTAATGTTAATGAAGGTTCTAAGCACCATAAAATGAATATTAGTACTCGGTGTCTATTCTATAAAAGCATGGTTATTAGTGAATCGAAAAGTCATCATTAGTTCATTTCAATACCATAAATGGTATTTTTATCTTAAACAGATAAAAGCAAACTGGCAAAAAATAAGACAGATATTATGACACGGTAAAAAATGTTATTCTCCGGCTCCTGATGTTTTGACTAACTTATTGCTATAAGAAAGACTTAACAAACTGAAGGAATCTACATCACCGAATGTTTGAATTGATTGCACTACCCGCAAACATATacacaatcaaatattaaaaaaatatacttctaataaattcattttgaaGGATATCAGATTATAGATCCTTCTATGCAAACAGCGGAACAATtataggaaaagaaaagctaCTGGAATTAGTTCAAGGACAGAAAGCTAAATGAGAAAGAAGGGTATGACTTACAAGAAGACATGCACTTACATTGGAGAAATCAAACAAGTAACACCTAGCATTAAGAGGTATATGTCATTAACCGATTATTATTGTTCTTCATAATATGGTGGTGTTGACTGAACACATAGTTCGTTCTCATCATCCCCatcctcctcctcctcattTGCATCTACCCAATTACTCGGATGACGTTGTGATAACCCATGCACATTAATCTGGCTCCTACCTGAGCAGAACAAAGAAAGCGGGGGTATTGTCAATTACATTGGAAGTGAgtaaaacattataaaagtacaaataaCTAGTCTTTTGACTAACCTTGTGCCCCAGCATCATGGTCCTTTTCTACTTGGTGGCGGGTACTATAGACAGTTAAGAAAGCTCAGTCAAAACAATCAAAAGCAATTCTACTTAAGAGATTCCTGCGGTAGAGTTTATAAGAACTGGAAAATCATCAAAGTTCAGCATTACAGATTTCCAACAGGagtattaaaacaaaattgcttgTGATGAAATTTACCATAAATAAGATCCAGTTAAGTCTGTAGATGACTGCTAACAGATTGGGATTTATACTCTGTTCACTAAAGTATTTGTAAAAAATGGAGGTATGCTTGCAGACTGACATTAACACCAATGTGAACTGCACATACATATACatagtgaaagaaaaaatacGAGCACGATATGGCCAATAAGAGGACTTAGTGATTAAGCTTAAATAGAGACACAGAATATTTAACAGCAATATTCAGGATACAAACTAGGAGCAGCAGGAACACTTTCTTTAATCGGTGCATCTTTTGTAATATGCATCATGCTAATCCTTTGAATATCCCTCTGTTCACTAGCATTCAAGTTCTGCTGTCCTTTCACTTGCCTTTCTTCAACCTCATTACTGCTTTTTGCTGCACTTCCTGGTAACTATAATGCATGAGATTCAGCATGAACACAGCATCATAGAATGATGGTGAATGGTTACCTGAGAGGTCAGACCATATTCTGGTGTGGTCCGATGGATGCTCAGGTACATTTGGCCTAACCCTCTCTTCTTGTGCTTCGGACCCTGTCCTGTGCATTGCCTGATTATGTACAGTCGTAGCAGCTGGTGCAGGTTCAGAGGGATTGCCTTCATGCAGCTGTGATATAAGCATGGTTGCAAGTACAAGTGTAGCATCAAAGTTTGAGCCAGAGCCATCATCTAGGCCAAATTTGGGTGCCAACAAAATCGGCCTGTTTCCAAGTAAGCATCTATTAAAGATCAAACAGACATTTTTGCTTATTGTGACAATGGCATTTAGCAAGTAGGTAAGACTGATAAAAGCAATCAGTAATTTTCATATCTGTGCATTTTGCTTTGTCCTAGCCGAACTGGTCAAAATTTTGTACACATTTTGGGTTAAGTTTCATAAACTTCTAAAATCCTAATAGTTCATTGGAAATTCAGATAGCTATCTTGTAGCAAATGATTGGTATTAGAAGAAGAATTGATGCAACAAAAACAGATGACACAAACTTGCTATAAGATATGGCTATCTGAATTGCAAATGTTAGGATATAATCACCTGATGatgtgaaatattttacatttcaaaacaaGTTGTTCTATGAGTTGCTAAAAACAGATCTATAATGTTGCACTAATGCATGGAGAACTAAAATCACTAAAAGAATATCTTACTCGCCAGCTTTGTCAAGAAACAAGTGTATGTCAACCTCGCAGCCTTCACAAAAAGTAAGGAATGCCTGCATTTTAGTTTGTCTTTTCAGGTAACGTAATGCAAACACACCGATGACAACTCATGCTTATGAAAGAGCTTCAATGGAAGAATAAAGATTTCcatgttttcttttcctttttggccAGATAAAGATTACCATGATTAAGTTGGATTTATAAAGCAAAGAAAATCAAGTTGCTGCAAAATCTACATTCTGGATCTCGATTAGATACCTTTAATTCCTTCATACTAAAAGTAACATCTACAGGATCTCCAATGTGAGTATACTGCACAAACTCTTCCAAAGGATCTATCCAGAGTTGAGTGTGCAATGTGGAATCATTCTCTACatagaaaatggaaaaagtaaattcttttttcacgtgaaatagaaaaaatcaatATTGCTGCGTACCTTTTGTTGGATCTATATAACTTCTAAGCTCAACAGCTTTTCCACCTATTTCACTTGCAGCATCTGAAGGTAAGGACGTTGTCTCAGTTGCAATGATGGTAATTTCCTGAAGTGATGATTGAAAATTAGCTAGCAATCTGTTTAGATCACGAGGCCTAACTACCAAGTTACTTGGAAATCTTCTCCTATCAAGAGACAAGTGTTGTATGTCTGGTTCAACATTGCAGGTAATCCAATATGATTTTTTCATACCTGTCAAGCATATaagatgaaaatattttttaaaaaaaataaatccatttATGTGCAACATCAGAAAACTTGTGAGAATGACTCTTTCAAGGGGCAGCTCCCAAGTTTTCATAACTGCCACGTCGAGCAGAAAAACTAGATTTTCATGACTTCCCAGAAAAAATCCAATTTACTTTGGCTTTGTGGCTGGATTAGTGAGCATAAAATTGAACTTGTATATTCATAGGTACATATAAAAGACAATAAATTGATTGACAATAAATTGATTGCATCCCAATGCTAAAACTAACAGCACAGCATGGTGACGGTTGCCATACTCAAAAATATAGCAAATTGAGAGATTATTAACATACATGAGAAACCCTTCGTCTCATTCCCATTCCTATATTTGaagatgaatgaaaaatatatcgGAAAATCAAATAAGCACTTTACCACTATAGCATGCCAAAGCCCACTGTACTTTCGACGCATCAGGATCGGCCAATTTCACAGTCAAGTGATCAATACTTGCAATAGGTGTCCTAAAAACAGAACAAACAGCCTAAAAGCACCAGGTCACTTGAAATGCTACCTTTTCATGATTCATCAAACAAATATTTAGAGAAGCATGGAAGCAGCGAAAGACAAAAACCATACCTTCAAAAGCACACTACACTGCACTTGAGTACCAGAAGTTCTATAGGCATCAAAGAAGTTTGGCTTAAACGTAATAGATTGGTAGGCCGACCTTGAAGAATTGAGTGTATGAAGTGCGAGCTGCAAATATTGCCAAGTTTTCAGTCAATTTGTGTTGAATACATACATGGATAAAAATCCCGATATGCAGAATAGGGagtataatattttgtttagttgccgaggaaaatttcaaaatcttacaAACAAATATCGAATATCCTTTCTACTACATTGCCGTACAGCAACCAAATCAACGTATCATTTCCCTTCACTTTCCCAATCACCaaacaatacaatacaataaacTAGCATTTAAGCCCCatcaaaaccctaatttaaatgCTTAAACCAACTAAATAAAtcacttaattcaatttattttgcttATAAATCAATTGAACTAAAGAGAATAAATTCGGCAGTAGAGAGTAGGAAGGTTATGATAGGGAAAGCGTACCTGAGAAGGAGAAGCTTGGATGACGAGCTCGTTGCCTACACGTGCGAGGCACGTGATCGAACGACTAAAGGTTTTGAGAGCGTTGTCGCTTAGACTCAGCTCCATCgcctcctttttctttcttaaactCTGAGTTCCACTGTATGAGAAATTTGAAAATGCCAAACTCAACTCGCTAAACTCGAGTTCAGACTCGGAAAAAGAGAGCGAATTCTGATTTGCGCTTGGCgggaataaaaaaaaacaatatatatatttctttttaattttcttaatagtTTGATTTTGTGTCgttctcattttttttatattattctttttattttaataaaatagtttaattttctttttccagataaataaaaaaagtaattagtatgatatattttaataacaattaattttatatagaatttttaagttataaattaaataaaaatagcatttggattgatttgagtaaacattatttttaacatttattccATTCGAATACCTCAACTCAAATAATTTTCGATTCctcattttttcttatttaatcttAGCAGTAACCTTGTGTTTACAATACCAATGAATTTCAGACATCATGTGAGTTTCTTTCTCCCCTTAGAGGTTGATTAAATGCTGAAGTTAcctattttatgtaattaaattggtcaaTTTATGAGAATACACTATtgatttttccatgtttatgttaaattttatacaggagtgcaatttggggctaaatagaagaaaaaataaacaattcgACTAGATTGAATGAAGAAGCAAAAGAAGGGGGGTCGAAATGGAATTTCAAAAAGATGTAATTGGCTGAAATTTTCTGATTGACTTAGTAAgagattatgtagggatttattttgataatgggaatatttttccctaattttatgcattttctATGTATAGTGGCTTTAAATTAGGAAAGTTGGCtcaaagccactagtataaataggtgGTATTATGTTCATTTCAGAAAGCTTTCATCTTTTGAATATAATCTCTCATTCTTTCTCACGAAATTATTTGTTGTCTTTGGTTCCTTTTACttccaatttattaatttctagcTTGTCACCAACCTACACCActtacattttcattttcaaacatttttctCATTCCCAGTAAGCTAAAACCATTTTATACCCAAACAAAATTCCAGCCACATACTTAAACCACCCACTTTTACCCATTTCAACCCTATTTCATTTATCCAACCCTCTCCAGATATGCCCAACTCCCATATGCCCCAAACTTTAGTCAACTAAACCCATTTCAGCTTTAGGTCAGTGTTAACATTGTCAagacccgtgagttacgaacccgagcaatttaactcctaaattccagtatttattatttatcgggattaagagtatgatttcgtcaactcacaaagtcaaatcaacactaagtcaaaaaagatgTCGTTTGAGTTAGTGTGGTTAGGCGTACAattggaattccgaaaggatctattgtctaatcggttttccgtgaacacattggcgtgccaagtggggattgttgtttggttccgtcaagagaagtagtaaccggatttaaatgtcccacgcggttgagggcattggttcgagctaggctcttctagaacgtaAAGCtaccggagttctaaatcacgaacgtttcatAGGTTGTTCGATCGGCAAGGGTTAGTTATAAGACGTtctataactaatttacacaaggaagagttggtgtccgaggcgtccttggtagctataactagcttattggaaaagaggagttcatctaattttgaggatcggttcaaagacggaAGAACccgtgcctaaagctgagctaaatttaattgattttccttcaaatttacttaactatttttcttatttaattgtcttcagcttttactttttacacattttttctctgtttatttcaggtttcatattttatccccccaaatttcttgggcacgacaactgcccaGACATAAATCTGGTCGAGAGAGAAACAATTTTcagtaaacccagtctctgagggatcgaccctactccctatactccTCAAATTTGCAAATTAGGTGTAGGATTATATTGGTGGAATCGACAACCATCAATTTTGGCgtcgttgccggggactggcaACATTTACAATTGTTTAAATCGTCTTCATGACTAGATTTTCATCCGAAGATCTCGAATACGACCTAGAGATCgagaaatcgacacaagcatgACGAAAAGAGACGGAAGCTTTTAAACTTGCAAGTAAAGCAAAAGATGAGCTAGGACAAAGGATCCTAGAATCTGATGTCGAGAAGTTGAGCGAAGTAATTCGTACAGAGGCAATTTGGCGTGGGAAACAAGTTAAAGTGGTTGAACCTGAGACCGAACCACTTTTTGAAACGAAAAAAGCAAAAGACAACCTCAATGAACCAGAAAGGATGGCAAACCGAACCATTCGGCAACTAACCGCTGCTCCTAACGAGCAAACACCGTTCTGCATCAACTATCCAACTGGGAAAACCCTGTTCGAGTTGAAATCAGGCCTGATTCACCTTTTGCCCACTTTTCGAGGCTTAAAGAATGAAAATCCACACACTCACTTGAGAGAATTCTATATGGTCTGCTCAAGCATGAAACCACAGGGAGTAACCgaatatgaaattaaacttcgggcctttcctttttctttagttgatacagcaagagaatggttattttacttaccctCCAGTTCTATTACAACGTGGGATGAGTTATCtcatatttgcaaaatttttgaTGTGTGGGGTATCGATTTTATAGGTCCTTTCGTTTCGTCTTTCGGTAATTTTATATACACTTAGCTGTAGATTACGTCTCTAAGTTTATAGAGGCAAAAGCCACTCGCAA
This genomic window contains:
- the LOC105761047 gene encoding uncharacterized protein LOC105761047 isoform X2; amino-acid sequence: MELSLSDNALKTFSRSITCLARVGNELVIQASPSQLALHTLNSSRSAYQSITFKPNFFDAYRTSGTQVQCSVLLKAVCSVFRTPIASIDHLTVKLADPDASKVQWALACYSGMKKSYWITCNVEPDIQHLSLDRRRFPSNLVVRPRDLNRLLANFQSSLQEITIIATETTSLPSDAASEIGGKAVELRSYIDPTKENDSTLHTQLWIDPLEEFVQYTHIGDPVDVTFSMKELKAFLTFCEGCEVDIHLFLDKAGEPILLAPKFGLDDGSGSNFDATLVLATMLISQLHEGNPSEPAPAATTVHNQAMHRTGSEAQEERVRPNVPEHPSDHTRIWSDLSGSAAKSSNEVEERQVKGQQNLNASEQRDIQRISMMHITKDAPIKESVPAAPSFTRHQVEKDHDAGAQGRSQINVHGLSQRHPSNWVDANEEEEDGDDENELCVQSTPPYYEEQ
- the LOC105761047 gene encoding uncharacterized protein LOC105761047 isoform X1 yields the protein MELSLSDNALKTFSRSITCLARVGNELVIQASPSQLALHTLNSSRSAYQSITFKPNFFDAYRTSGTQVQCSVLLKAVCSVFRTPIASIDHLTVKLADPDASKVQWALACYSGMKKSYWITCNVEPDIQHLSLDRRRFPSNLVVRPRDLNRLLANFQSSLQEITIIATETTSLPSDAASEIGGKAVELRSYIDPTKENDSTLHTQLWIDPLEEFVQYTHIGDPVDVTFSMKELKAFLTFCEGCEVDIHLFLDKAGECLLGNRPILLAPKFGLDDGSGSNFDATLVLATMLISQLHEGNPSEPAPAATTVHNQAMHRTGSEAQEERVRPNVPEHPSDHTRIWSDLSGSAAKSSNEVEERQVKGQQNLNASEQRDIQRISMMHITKDAPIKESVPAAPSFTRHQVEKDHDAGAQGRSQINVHGLSQRHPSNWVDANEEEEDGDDENELCVQSTPPYYEEQ